In a genomic window of Oncorhynchus keta strain PuntledgeMale-10-30-2019 chromosome 26, Oket_V2, whole genome shotgun sequence:
- the LOC118371592 gene encoding TLE family member 5-like isoform X2 produces the protein MMFPQSRHSASSQQLKFTTSDSCDRIKDEFQFLQAQYHSLKLECDKLASEKSEMQRHYIMYYEMSYGLNIEMHKQAEIVKRLNGICAQVLPYLSQEHQQQVLGAIERAKQVTPPEMNSIIRQLQAHQLSQLQGLALPMTPMPLGLSQSTLPAVTSSSGLFSLSSILASQAQLAKEEKASREGADSHREEDGDKSD, from the exons GCTTCATCGCAGCAGCTGAAATTCACAACCTCCGATTCCTGTGACCGAATCAAGGACGAGTTCCAGTTCCTCCAAGCACAATACCACAG TTTGAAGCTGGAGTGTGACAAGCTGGCCAGTGAGAAGTCTGAGATGCAACGTCATTATATCATG TACTATGAGATGTCCTATGGGCTGAACATCGAAATGCACAAGCAG GCTGAGATTGTGAAGAGATTGAACGGGATCTGTGCCCAAGTCCTCCCCTATCTGTCCCAGGAG cacCAGCAGCAGGTCCTGGGAGCCATTGAGAGGGCCAAGCAGGTCACCCCTCCAGAGATGAACTCCATCATCCGG CAGCTCCAGGCTCACCAGCTGTCCCAGCTCCAGGGTCTGGCCCTGCCCATGACCCCTATGCCTCTGGGCCTGAGTCAGTCAACCCTGCCGGCCGTCACCTCCTCTTCaggcctcttctccctctcctccatcctggcCTCGCAGGCCCAGCTGGCAAAGGAGGAGAAGGCTTCTCGCGAGGGAGCTGACAGCCACCGTGAGGAGGACGGGGACAAGTCCGACTAG
- the LOC118371592 gene encoding TLE family member 5-like isoform X1 produces the protein MMFPQSRHSASSQQLKFTTSDSCDRIKDEFQFLQAQYHSLKLECDKLASEKSEMQRHYIMYYEMSYGLNIEMHKQAEIVKRLNGICAQVLPYLSQEHQQQVLGAIERAKQVTPPEMNSIIRQQLQAHQLSQLQGLALPMTPMPLGLSQSTLPAVTSSSGLFSLSSILASQAQLAKEEKASREGADSHREEDGDKSD, from the exons GCTTCATCGCAGCAGCTGAAATTCACAACCTCCGATTCCTGTGACCGAATCAAGGACGAGTTCCAGTTCCTCCAAGCACAATACCACAG TTTGAAGCTGGAGTGTGACAAGCTGGCCAGTGAGAAGTCTGAGATGCAACGTCATTATATCATG TACTATGAGATGTCCTATGGGCTGAACATCGAAATGCACAAGCAG GCTGAGATTGTGAAGAGATTGAACGGGATCTGTGCCCAAGTCCTCCCCTATCTGTCCCAGGAG cacCAGCAGCAGGTCCTGGGAGCCATTGAGAGGGCCAAGCAGGTCACCCCTCCAGAGATGAACTCCATCATCCGG CAGCAGCTCCAGGCTCACCAGCTGTCCCAGCTCCAGGGTCTGGCCCTGCCCATGACCCCTATGCCTCTGGGCCTGAGTCAGTCAACCCTGCCGGCCGTCACCTCCTCTTCaggcctcttctccctctcctccatcctggcCTCGCAGGCCCAGCTGGCAAAGGAGGAGAAGGCTTCTCGCGAGGGAGCTGACAGCCACCGTGAGGAGGACGGGGACAAGTCCGACTAG